GGAACAATATTGGGAAGTGCTTTTTTAGCCGGAAGTATGCTGCCGTTGACGCGGCTAACGTCATTTTATCTCTTTGATATCGCATCTATATGCATATTGTTCGGAGCCGTTCTTGTGCAACTTTAGGCAACTCGAGATACAACTCTAGCCGTTGCGGGGGGATTTTTATGATCCAAGGAACAAAACTTCACCTCTATATTCATCCAGCCATTCAGCTATTGGGTATCGTCTTTGGATACATTGCAATGTACTGGGGCGCAAAACGCTTCCTAGTTGTTCATAGGCAAATGAAGTTCTCTTTTCCGTGGAATCATCATGTGCTGTACGGTAAAATAGCAATCTTTCTCTGGCTAGTTGGTATCAGCGTAGGGTTGTATTTTACCCACAAGGAGTGGAACAACTACCGCATTACAGGTGAGCATTATATAGTAGGCATGTTCATGCTTCCGTTGTTGCTCACCACATTTATTACCGGTTACTGGATGGAATTGTTCAAAAAGAAACGCGCGGTTCTGTGCGCTGCGCATGGCGCACTTGGGTTTTTGCTCTGCTTTTTTGCCTTTCTCCAGATAATTACCGGTGTTCAGGTCTTTGCACTGTTCGTCTGGTGAGGCAACGGACGTACATCTTTATTCAAAAAAAATACGCTGTCCCTACTCGTCAGAAATCAACCATTTGCATCTACGTGACAGATTACACTCGTTATGGATAGCGGAGAAAAATCAGTTTCATAAATTTACGGAGCAGTGGTTATGAGTCTAGAGCCGTATACAGCAGAGTTAATAGCAGAGATGGCAAAGCGTGAGAATTTACCCTTGCCTGTTGAACAGCTGGAAACTGTGGCAGGAAATCTGACGTACATGCGAAACCAGATTGCCGTTCTTGATACTGTTATGCTTCAAGATGAATATCTGGCTTGGAGGGATGAAGATGCAACTGTATGAGTTGTCCCTCACCGAAGCAATTGACGAGCTTGAAAGCGGAACGATGTCACCAGTGGAACTGACAAAGTCTGTCCTCGAACGTATTGCTCAAGTTGATGATATTATTGGGGCATATGTCACTGTATTTGCGGATCAGGCACTTCGTGACGCTCGCCAAGCTGAGGCTGAACTGGTTGCAGGGAAAAGGCGTAGTCCATTACACGGCATTCCGATTGCTCTGAAAGATTTATTCGATATGAAAGGAGTGGCAACGACCGCCAGTTCGAAGGTTCGCAGCACACACATGGCAACAAAAGACGCGTATGTTACTCGAGCCTTGCGCGATGCAGGAGTTGTTATTCTTGGTAAGACTCATGCGCATGAATTTGCCTTTGGTGCGATGACACCGCAAACCGGCAATCCTTGGGAGTTGAATCATTCTCCGGGCGGTTCAAGTGGTGGGTCTGCAGCAGCTGTGGCGTATGGCGGAGCATTGGCCGCGACAGGTTCGGATACAGGCGGGTCAATTCGAGTTCCTGCAGGGCTATGCGGAGTTGTCGGGCTTAAGCCGACTTACGGTCTAGTGCCGCTGGATGGCGTTGTTCCTTTATCTCCTTCGCTTGATCATGCGGGACCGATTACGCGTACGGTTGCTGATGTGGCACCGATAATGGATGCTATAGCCATCCCCCAATTAGTTGCGCATGGTTTTGGTTCAAAATTGGGAAGGGGGGTATCTGGACTACGTGTGGGAGTGCCGTCGAATTTCTTTTTTGACCAGATTGATTCGGAGATAGAAGAAAGTTTGCGGGAACACTTACGTTCATTGGAAGCATTGGGTGCCGAACTGATTGAAGTCACCGTGCCGTTAACGGATGCTATTTTGCCTACTCAATGGGGTATTGTGATGCCGGAAGCAGCTTCGGTTCATGCCGAGCCAATTCGGAAAACGCCACAACTGTATGGTGATGATGTAAGAGATTTTCTTCAGGCTGGTAGCTTGTTATCGGCGCAGGATTATCTTAAGGCCAAAAGAATGCAAGCTGCGTTACGCAGGGCATGGAGTGCAATGTTCGAGCAGATTGATGTGCTTTTTGCTCCTACAAATCCTATGGTTGCGCCGACACGAGACCAGAAGACGTTTCTATGGCCTGACGGGCAGGAAGAGAGTGTTCTCGAGACACTTATTCGGATGAATGCTGCGGCAAACCTTGTCGGATTCCCCGCATTGAGCGTGCCTGCCGGGATTCATTCTTCCGGTTTGCCTTTTGGTGCTCAATTGATAGGCCGTCCATATGACGAGGCCAGTCTGCTACAGATAGGGCAAGTGGTCGAAGGATTAAGTGAAAATGATTCGTTACGTGTTTTAATCTCCACGACCTTTTTTTAGAGTTCAGGACGCTGCTGTTCTGTTTCAATGACAAATTTTAGCTATAGCTAGATTGGGGTAGAAGAAATGATTAAGCATATCGTATGGTTTACAATGAAGGACGAAGCGGAAGGGGCGTTTGCAGAAGAAAACGCGGAGAAAGTTGCAACACTCCTGCGAAGCCTTGAGGAAAAGATTCCTTCAGTGCGATCTTTTGAAGTTTCAACATGTTTTACTTCTACCACGACAGAAAAGGTACAGGTTATCTTGTTGGCTACGTATGATGATGAAGAAGGCCTTGCAGCGTATGCTAATCACCCTGCACATGTTGCTGCTGGTGAGTTCATAGGAAAAGTCAGAGAGACCCGCAAGGCGATTGATTTCGTAGTATAACTTTTTGCTAGTATGTGTTCTTTCTGAATAAGACTTGTGTGACCTAAGCCGCGAACTACCATAAAAAATGAACTAGACTCGTAAATAAAAGTTTTGGATGGGGGTCTGGGGGAAACTTTTTTTCAAAAAGTTTCAGCCCAGCCGTCGGAGACAAAAAAACAAAAACAAAAAAAGCAACATCCAAAGATGTTGCTTTTTTTAGTACATAAATCATTCAAAACAAAACGGGGTATACTGGTAGGCTTAGTCTGCTCTGTAATGGCAGCCAATGCTTCTAGTATTTCTTTTCGCTGCCATGGTAATGATATACGCGGTAAGGCAGCCATGGAAAAGATCGATAAGCCTTTTAGAGAGCGGCGTACTCTTGTAGAAATTATGCAGGTGTTTGGAAAGATCCCTCATATCCTCGTGAGCGCGAGTTAGGCGCTGAGAGGTACGAGTAATACCTACATAGTTCCACATGGTGTTACGGATTCTGCTCCAGTCTTGCGCGATAAGAGCAGGGTCGTCGTTATGGTCGCCACCGAGCGAATTCCAATCTGGAACGACGTCACGCAATTCCTGAGTGATATTAATGTGCGCACGTTCTTTAATATGCTGAGCGGCAGTATCTGCCCATACAAGTGCTTCGAGCAGTGAGGTTGATGCAAGGCGGTTAGCGCCGTGCACACCAGTGCAGCTACATTCACCCACAGCGTAAAGACGTGCAACGGTGGTTCTACTGTGTTCGTTAACCAGAATACCGCCACAGCTATAGTGAGCAGCCGGAACAACCGGTATAGGCTCTTTGCGGATGTCCACACCAAGTTCAAGGCAGCGCTTGTAGATGGTAGGGAAGCGGGACGCAAGGTCGTGCTTCATTTCCATCGTATCAAGGTAGACGCAATCGTCGTCATTTTTGAGCATTTCATCCACGATAGCGCGAGCAACAATATCTCGCGGTGCTAAATCAGCACGTTTATCGTACTTAGGCATGAAGTACTCACCCTTGGAGTTCATAAGCTTGGCACCTTCGCCGCGCATTGCTTCCGTAATCAGGAATTTTTGCCCGGAGTGGTGGTGGAAAGCTGTAGGGTGGAACTGAACAAATTCCATGTTGTGGACTGTTGCACCGGCACGGAACCCCATTGCTACACCGGAACCGATGGAGCCTTGCGGATTAGTTGTGTGCAGGTAAATTTGACCGATGCCGCCGGTGGCAACAATGGTGTAGTCTGCTAACATGGTTTCAACGCGCTCTTCGTCTTCATTGTAGACGTAAGCACCGATGCATTCGTTCTCCAGCTCATACATGAACTGAGGGTTGTCTGCATGGTGGTGGCTTGTGAGCAAGTCGATAGCTGTTCTGTTCTTTTTGACGGTAATGTTCGGATGCGCCGTGATTTCACGAATCAATCCGTCCATAATGGCGCGGCCTGTGTAGTCTGCACAGTGCAGAATACGTGGTGCGTCGTGTCCGCCCTCTCTGGTTAAATCCCATTCGCATTCGGAAGGTGCCTTTTGTCTGGCAAAAGGAATCCCGAGGCGTTTAACCAGAATGTCTTCCACAGCATGTGGCCCTAAGGTCGCAATGTTGTGAACAGCTTTTATAGAGTTAAAGTTGTGTCCGGCAGTAAGAATGTCTTTTTCCAGCCGTTGGCTATCGTTATCATTTGCTTTAAAAACGATTCCGCCTTGGGCAAGAGGAGAGTTGCCGTGATCCAGAGAAGAACTGCATGTAATAAGTGTACAATGTACACCTTCGTCAGCAAGGCGCAGGGCAGCGGTACAACCGGCAATGCCGGAACCAATGACGAGCACCGTTGTGTAGTGACGGATATCACTCATTACAACATCCTGTTAAGCTTAAGAAAAAATAACTAAGCGCAGGCGATCAGCATACGTTCTAATGCGATTTTTGCGTCCTCGACAAGACCCGCTGGAATTGTAACAGGCTTAGCTGTACCGTTCTCCATAGCTTCAAGTGTTTTGAGCAACTTAGGCTCTGTCACGAGTGCCATGTGTGAACAGGTTGATTCCAGCAATGGGAAGATGTTCTTTGACCCTTCGTACTGGTCGGCAAGGCGCTCAACGAGGTTAAGCTCGGTACCGATGGCGATGTTAGAACCTTCCGGTGCAGCTTCAACGTACTTAATAATAAAGGATGTTGAACCGGCTGCGTCAGCTTTTCCGATAACGTCCGGGGCAGCTTCCGGATGAATAACGATCTTCACATCTGGGTATTTGGTGCGTGCAGCTTCAATCTGACGTTCGTTGAAACGAGCGTGAATTGCGCAGCAGCCAGGCCACATGATGAGTTCAGATTTGCTTACGGCGTCCATATCGATCTGGGAGCCTTCGCCTCTGACATTCAGGATGTGCCATTTCTCTTCAGGAATGCCGATAGTTTTTGCGGTGTTACGCGCAAGGTTTTTATCTGGAAGGAAGAGAACACTGTCGCCGCGCTCCATAGCCCAGCGCACCATTTTTTCTGCGTTAGCAGAAGTGCAAACAGAACCGCCATGCTTGCCGCATACTGCTTTAACAGCAACGGAAGAGTTAACGTATGTAAGCGGAACAATTTTACGACCGGATTCTTTAATGCGGGTGAGTACTTTGTCTACAAGAGTGTATGGAGCCATTTGAGACATAACACAGTTGGCATCGTCTTCCGGTAAATATACATTCTGCCCTTCACTAGCGAGCAGCTCTGCTGATTCGCCCATGAAATACACACCGCAAAAAACAATGTGCTTGGCATCAATGGTTGTCACTTTACGTGCAAGTTCGAGAGAATCGCCAGTTAAGTCAACGTGGCGTATTACGGCATCATTCTGGTAATGATGACCCATAATAATAAGGTCTTCACCCAGTTTTTCCCGAAGCTCGGTAATTCTTTTTTGATACTGGTTCATTATCTATTCTCCAGATTCAGTTTGCGACAAAATAGTACATTGCAGCGCACCCATAGGGTACTTGTTTCCGTACGGCTTGAAATTGTGCCTACGGCTGACGTGCGTTATTTTGAAAAAACAAAAAAGTTACATGCTATTAACTGTTCATGAATACTAGTTTTTTCTCATACACTGCATTGTACAGGGCTGTTTCAATCTGTATAATGAGGACTTATTCGCTTACAAGCATGCTGAAATCTGCAATAGGAGCAGAATGGGTCAGTCTTCCGACAGATATGTAATCCGGTCCTAGGTCAGAAGCAAGAGCAATACTACGAATTGTTTCGAGTGTTACGCCGCCGCTGGCTTCGGTTTCAATAGATTCAGGAATATGTTTAAGTGCTTCCTGAACAGCGGGAATATCCATATTGTCCAGCATAATTCTGTCTGCATGGCAGGCAACGGCTTCGTGTACCTCTTCCATGTTACGACATTCAACTTCAATTGGAGGACACGGAGAATATGTTGCGCGCAGTTTTTCTACCGCAGCAGTCATATTGCCCGCAAGGTCAATATGGTTGTCCTTCAGCATGAGCATTTCTGTTAAATCTTTACGGTGGTTCTGCCCGCCACCCATAAGAACAGCATATTTTTCCGGATAACGCAGGCAAGGCAAAGTCTTACGCGTATCCAATAAGGCAGTGCCGGAACCTTTAAGCTGATCAACATACAGCTTGGTCAGGTTCGCAATGCCAGAAAGATGTGTTATAAAATTAAGAATGATACGTTCTGCTTTTAGCAAATGACTCGCATCGGCCTTAATAGTTGCTACTACGGTTCGGTCTGGAACAAGATCGCCTTCATCGGTAAGGGCATTCCATGACCATTCCGTATCAGCACAAGCGTCCATGATAAGCGGAATAAGCGGAAGACCAACGACTAGCGTGTCTTCTTTGCTGATAATCTGCGCAGATAACGTGTGACCTGGAGGAAAAATTCCTTCCGAGGTCAAATCCGGTCCATCTTCGTCTAACGCAAGTTTGATAGCGCTATTCAGGTGGATTCGGGCGTTATTTTGAAAAAATGAGTCAAATTTTTCTGTATGCATGGATTGTGTTATTGACCCTCTTAATGGTAGAGGCACAAAGCCAAGTGGGTGGGGGTCGTTCCATCCCTCTTAGGCGGTGTTTAGGTGGCTGCGACAGTTTCGTCAAGCGGTCTTGACAAATGATAAATTTCACACGCTCGTGGGTCTCAGGTGGTAGAGCATGACTGATACAAAAAAGCAGCATGACAAACAAGATGAAGTCGCGAAAACTTCTGAAGAAAATAAGGTAGTTACGTCCAAAAACAACTGCCCTGATGAAGTGAAAGCGATTTTTTCTGGCGAGTTTGCCCACCCGGCAGACGCCGCTGATCATATAGAAAATCTCTCCATTGAGAAGCAGGTTTGCATGATGGAGCATCTTTCTACCGAAGATGCTGCTGAAACTCTTGCCGAAATGGAAGACCGTGCCCAGACGGATATTATTGAGAACCTCGACGTTGACGTGGCTGTTCGAATTCTTTCGGAGATGTCACCGGATGATGCGACTGACGTTCTTGATGAACTGGATGAAGAACATAGGGATGTATTGCTTGAACGGTTAGAAGACGACGATGCGGAAGAGATTCGTAATCTGCTCGCTTTTGATCCGGATACTGCTGGTGGTATCATGAACACCGAGATTATTATTCTCGGGCAGGAACTCACCGCAGATCAAGCTATTATGCACATTCGTCGTGAGATGGAAGATAAAGAGATTCCATACTATGCGTATCTTGTGGACGACGCTGAACGTCTTGTAGGTGTGCTTTCCTTACGTAACTTGCTTCTGTGCCGTCCCGGTACTGTTCTTGAAGAAAAACTTTCCGATCAAAGTCTTATTTCTGTTCTCTTTGATGAAGATAAAGAGAACGTAGCGCATATTTTGTCCCGTTACAACTTCATGGCATTGCCTGTTGTGGATTACGAAGGCAGACTGCTCGGTGTTGTTACCTATGATGACGTCATCGACATTATTCATGACGAAGCTACAGAAGATATGCTCGGCATGGTTGGTGCGGGTCAGGACGAAACCGTCGATACCCCATGGCTGGAATCTGTAAAGGTTCGCCTGCCGTGGTTGTTTATTAATATGTTGAACTCCAGTGTGTCTGCGTACGTAGTATTCCTGTTTGAAGGCTCCATCGCGCAAATGGCAATTCTTGCTGTACTTATGCCGATTGTAGCAAACCAAGCAGGAAACACTGGTCAACAGGCGCTTGCTGTTATGATTAGGCAGCTGGCAGTAGAGCGGTTTGACCGCGGTAAAAGCTGGAAGGCAGTACTGCGTGAAGCCAAAGTAGGTGCGTTGACCGGGCTTATTGTAAGCCTGCTCGTTATGCTGGGAGTATTCCTCTTTACACAGAACCTGCTACTTGCTCAGGTCATGGCTGCTTCTTTAGGGTTGGATATGCTATTGGGCGCACTTGCCGGTGCATCCATACCGCTGATTCTTAAAGAACTCGGACGTGACCCTGCTCAGGCATCAAGCATATTTTTAACCGCGATAACCGATGGATGTGGTTTCCTTATCTTCCTTGGTTTAGCGACAATGTTTATTGTATAACGTATCTGATTATTCCAAAGTTTAAGAAAACGCCCCCGATGAATGTATTCATCGGGGGCGTTTTTTTTATGCGTATCTACCAATAAACAAAGAGATACAGTTCAAATAGCAAAGGCGTGGCTTGGGCAAGCAGGTGTAGAGTAAATATTCTACGGCATTTTTGACAGAAAGGAGAATTCTAGTATTCTGAAAGTAGGCTCTCGATTCTACTGGTCATCATTTATTCATTGGGCATCTCTGGCAGAATGAGTTTGTCTGTTAACTAGCAAGGTTGATTGAACTCGACATAGCCATACTCGACATAACTATATTCAATATGCTCATGCACAAGATTGCCAGTAACGAGGAGCCAGCTGTTTTTTGAAATTATTCAGATACGTCAGGAGAGTTTTTCTAATGAAAACCAAAATGATTGTAGTGTTAATATTTCTGGTTTGTTTCTCGCTTATTGTTCCTGAGGCTAAGAGTACAGGGCAAGCTCCAAAGGACGCACGACAGTTACCGGAACTGGCAAATCCTACTGGGCAAGCACCAAAGGATGCGCGATTTTTGCCTGCAATGGTTGATGAGTTGCGAGGTGATCCATTTTCAGATTTTGGTCGTAGTTGGCAAAATGCGCCCAGTAATGCCTTTGTATATCAGCAAATAAGCCGAGCCTTTCCTACAGCTGTTGTTTGGAGGGGAGATAAGAAAGAAGTATCATTCGAATATGACATTCAGAATCTTCGAGGCATTACCTTTGAAAATTTGTTAGGTAAAAAAGAATCGCTCGGGAAATTGCTGGATCGAACCTATACAAATGGCTTCTTGGTACTCAAGGACGGTAAGATTATCACTGAGGCGTATTTCAATGGTCTTGCTCCGCACGTCCGTCATCATCTGATGAGTGTTTCCAAGTCGATGACGAGCATTCTTTTTGGTACCTATGTTGATGAAGGTAAGATCAAGTTGGATGAATTGGTTACTACCTATATACCGGAACTGGTAGGTACTTCATGGGATGGTGTGAAGGTTGTTGATGTTTTGGATATGCGTTCAGACGTTCAATATAGAGAAGAGTTTGATAATCCGGTGGCTGAAGTTTGGATGCATGAGGCAGCAGTCGGATGGCGAAATGTCGGTCTAGGTAGACCTGCAACCAACCGCCAGTTCCTTACTGCAATGAATAAATATGAAAAGCCTGATGGCCTTTTCCATTATCGTTCAAGTGAAACAGACATACTTGGATGGATAATGGAGCGTGTAACGGGGATCGGGGCAGCAGAATTAATGAGCCAAAGAATTTGGAAGAAGCTGGGCGCTGAAGAAGATGCCCAGTGTATGGTTGATAGAGAAGGCGCAAGTGTTGTGATGGGTGGTTTTGGTGCGACACTGCGCGATATGGCTCGCTGGGGACAGATGGTCGCTAATGGTGGTCGTTTTGACGGTCAGCAGATTGTTTCTGAAGAGTGGATAGAACGACTTCGCCAGGGAGACCACAACGCCTTTAAGAATTATTACAAGATGCTCCCTAAAGGCGCTTATTCAGGACAATTCTGGATAACAGATAACAAGCGAAAAATTATGTCGGCGTTGGGGTACGGTGGACAAATGGTTTATATCGATAAGGACATCGATTTGGTCATAGTTAAGTTCTCAACTTGGGATACACCTAATTATGATTACGCCATAGATACATTCAGGGCTTTCGAAGCGGTTTCAAATTATTTCCGATAGAAACGCAGTTTCGAAAAATGAACTTGTTTGAAAATTTGGGGATGAGAACAAGAAACCCCCTCTTAAGTGCAGAGCGCTTGAGAGGGGGTTTCTTATACAGTTGTTAGCTAAGAAGCTGTCATGTCGCCCACAAGGTTATGCAGTTCGTTAGACATGGCTGCGATTTCCTGAATGGAGGTTGCGGAGACGCTGATACCTTCAGAGGATCTCTGGACAGTTTCAGCAACTTCCTCAACGGAGCGTGCAATCTGTTCGGATACTGCGGACTGCTCTTCAGATGCTGTGGCAATTTCGCCCACCTGTGTTGAGTTCTGATCAATAAGACCCATAATCGTACGCAGTGATGATTCGGACTCACTTGCAAGCGCGCTGGCTTTTTCAACAGTAATTGCAGAGTTGCCTACGATTTCAAAGTTGTGCTGAGCAGCAGACTGAATAGTGCTTACACTTTTTGATACCTGTTCGGTGGCCTGCATGGTTTTTTCTGCAAGCTTACGAACCTCATCAGCAACAACCGCAAAACCACGACCTGCATCACCGGCACGTGCAGCTTCAATCGCGGCGTTCAGTGCGAGCAGGTTTGTCTGGTCTGCAATGTCTGAAATAACATTCATGATGGAACCGATGGCATCAACCTGCCCGCTCAGTTCCGTAGTGTTCTGCTGAAGTGCTTTGGTTGTTTCGCTTACTTCGGAAATGGACTGCACTGAGTTGAAGACAACAGAGGAGCAGTTTTCAGATTCTTGTTTAGCTTCCTGCGCGTTGGTATGCGCTTTGGCTGCGTTCATAGCAACTTCGGAAACAGAAACGTTCATCTGCTCCATAGCTGTGGAAGTTTCTGCGGTGCGCTGTGTCTGAATTTCAACGCCGTCGCTTACGTCTTTAAAGTTGTCAGCAAGGTTGTTGCTGTTTGCTTTAAGGCGAATAGAAATTGTTTCAATTTCCTGCGCTGCTGACTGGATTCTACGCTGGGCACTGCGGATCTCTGTCTGATCAAGCAGAACCTGCATAACACCCACAGCCTGACCATCTTGAATGACCGGAACAGCAATGTAGTCAACATCAAGAGTCTGGTTATGAGCCTTCGCAGTGGTTGAGGCTTTCTGGATTGATTTTGATTTGATGGCGTTGGTACAAGCGCATCCCACAGACTGGAAGTCTTCTGTCGCAAACAGGGTGGAAGACGGCTTACCTTTGCATTCTCTCAACGTTGTATTGGCAAGGGACAGAGCAAGTGTGTTGGCATACAGAACGTTAAGGGATGAATCGAGCATGAGAACAGGAAGCGGCAGGGCATCCGTAAAGTGGGTGAACATGTCCGCCATGCTGTTCGCATTGTCGAGAACACGCTGATAGCCACCGGCCAGTTCGCACTCGGTACTTCTTGCCATAATGTCACCGGAAGCAATGGCGGTAACAAGCGTGTCTAATTCACGTTCCATATCAGAAACGGTGTTGCCCATCTTGGTAAGAGCGTTGGCAATGGCACCGATTTCGTTTTCTTCTGTAATCACAAGCTGAGCAGACAGGTTACCTTTGCTTAATGAATTAGCAAAAGCATGGATGAGAGACAGCGGCTTGGTGATGGAGCGGGAGGTAAAGAAAGATAAGAGCAGTGTAATGAGCAGCGTTGCGGCGGCGTACATGAGCAGGGCGTTGAGTGATTCAACGTTGTTGGCTTGCATTTTAGGACCCAGAATGTCCTGATCAGCCATAACAGAAAGTTTTACTTTTTCTGCTTTAGATGCTGCCAATTGTCCATGACTGGTAATGTCTTTATTCAGCTCACGCAGAGTTGTAATGCTACCGTAGAGCTTTTGTACGATATCTGTGTACTGAGTAAGGAGAGATGTACAACGTCGATAAGCGCTACGCTCGGTTGAGTCGTACATATATTTTTCTGCAACAAGAAGCTGTTCCTTAGTACGGATCATTAAGGAATTGAGATGATCCTTATTAAGCGTAACCGTCGGTGCATACAGCGCTGTAAGAATGCTCATGCGTGCCTGTGTAAAGGCGATAGCGCAATTGGACAGCGCCTGTACAAACTGTGGGTTTGTTCTACCGGAAGTTTCAATGGTGTCATTCAGCGCGCGATCTAATAGAATCGTAACGTTTTGTCCCTCAGATCGTTCCTGAATGGCTACATTGTTTACATCACGGTAGGATGCAAAGTCTGCGACAATTTTGTTTGCGTCTTGTTCAATAGAAGTCACAAGCTCAGCACGCTTCGGATTTTGAATTTCTTTCTTAGCAGTAATTAGAAATTCTAAAATGTTTGCTTCACGAGTCTGATATTCATTAAGGGCTGCCTGCGAAGAGTTCTTAATGTATTCATTTGCAGCAATATTCATAAGCAGAATATTTGCTTGAAGTCTGCCAGCGAGGTTTGTGTCACGTGCAAGTGCACGGTACGAAGCAAACCCGTCTTTATTGTTTTGTAGGTTAACAATAGATTCTGTTGATAAGAATGCCATTGCAATAAGTACAAGGGAGAATCCACCCCAAATCTTTACAGTAACGCGTAGGTTTTTTAGAAACTGCATATTCTCTCTCAAGTAGTTAAGAAGTTAGCAATGCAATGAGAGCGTAGTAATATTATAAAATTCATGCTGAACACCGTTTAAATAGAGTGCAAAGCAGAGTAACTAAAATACATGCACAAAATATATGCCCCCGCCCTCTATACTTTTTATATATGCAATAAAAAAGTATGTAGGCACCCAATAGCCACATGCTGTCGGGTGTACATGTATAGATAGTTGATCGGCTGGTTTAAGTTTTTGCTTAGGTGGCGATGTAAATAAATATTTACTTTTGTGCAAAGCATTTATTTTCAGATAGTTAAAGTGTTAGATTGTGAAAAAGTGCAATAGGGGACAGCATGAAAGCTCTCCATGAAGCCATGGAGAGCCTGAGATTGTGAATTTTTGTAAAAATAGATAGGGGGCGATATGAGCACTTGCGTGATTGGGCCGCCGCTTATGCCGCTTTGCGGGAATTGTGTTTACAAGACGCCGTCACAGGAGAGGTGAAGCAAAATTTTTTGCTCTTAATGGGGTGAGCATGAGCTAAGTGGCACAAGGGGATTGAAATAGTGGCGTAAACTCTTTTTTTTATTTTAACTGGACTTCTACACTGAGAAATTTGCATGATTCCGTGTGAGGAATTCGGAAATTAACTTGGCTACACTAACTCAATATCAAAGTTTCGTAGCAGCGAAACTGCTTCCGGCAGGGAGAACTTGGCCTGCTTAATTGTGTTCTTTGAAACATCAATGGCGTATCCGTAGGCAGTGGATAAATCTGCTTGCGTGAGGATTGTGTTATCGAAAAGACAGCCGCCCAAGTTGCAGTCATCAAAGACCGCGTGGGTCAAATTTGTATCAACAAAAGAAGCACCATCGAAAGAACAGCCTTTGAAGATGAAATATTTCAGGTTCACATCCGGAAAGACTGCGTTATCCAAAATACAGTCAGTAAAGTCTGCCTTGAAGAGTCCTCTCACGCTACCCCAGTTGATGCCCATAAGTTTACAGCCTATGAATTTAACATCAAAGACATGGGTTCCCTCAAACTTTGTCAGGGACACATTGCAGTGCTTGAATTCGCAGTTGTCAAACGAACTGTGGCTGATGTCTGCGTATTGAAATGAGCATCGTTCAAAGGTGCAGTTGAAGAAGGATATGTCGCGAATCTTTTCATCGGATAAGTCTTGTCCGACAAATTCTCTGTCTTCGTATTCTTCGCGTGTAAAGTAGTTCGCC
This genomic interval from Halodesulfovibrio sp. MK-HDV contains the following:
- the mgtE gene encoding magnesium transporter, producing the protein MTDTKKQHDKQDEVAKTSEENKVVTSKNNCPDEVKAIFSGEFAHPADAADHIENLSIEKQVCMMEHLSTEDAAETLAEMEDRAQTDIIENLDVDVAVRILSEMSPDDATDVLDELDEEHRDVLLERLEDDDAEEIRNLLAFDPDTAGGIMNTEIIILGQELTADQAIMHIRREMEDKEIPYYAYLVDDAERLVGVLSLRNLLLCRPGTVLEEKLSDQSLISVLFDEDKENVAHILSRYNFMALPVVDYEGRLLGVVTYDDVIDIIHDEATEDMLGMVGAGQDETVDTPWLESVKVRLPWLFINMLNSSVSAYVVFLFEGSIAQMAILAVLMPIVANQAGNTGQQALAVMIRQLAVERFDRGKSWKAVLREAKVGALTGLIVSLLVMLGVFLFTQNLLLAQVMAASLGLDMLLGALAGASIPLILKELGRDPAQASSIFLTAITDGCGFLIFLGLATMFIV
- a CDS encoding serine hydrolase, yielding MKTKMIVVLIFLVCFSLIVPEAKSTGQAPKDARQLPELANPTGQAPKDARFLPAMVDELRGDPFSDFGRSWQNAPSNAFVYQQISRAFPTAVVWRGDKKEVSFEYDIQNLRGITFENLLGKKESLGKLLDRTYTNGFLVLKDGKIITEAYFNGLAPHVRHHLMSVSKSMTSILFGTYVDEGKIKLDELVTTYIPELVGTSWDGVKVVDVLDMRSDVQYREEFDNPVAEVWMHEAAVGWRNVGLGRPATNRQFLTAMNKYEKPDGLFHYRSSETDILGWIMERVTGIGAAELMSQRIWKKLGAEEDAQCMVDREGASVVMGGFGATLRDMARWGQMVANGGRFDGQQIVSEEWIERLRQGDHNAFKNYYKMLPKGAYSGQFWITDNKRKIMSALGYGGQMVYIDKDIDLVIVKFSTWDTPNYDYAIDTFRAFEAVSNYFR
- a CDS encoding methyl-accepting chemotaxis protein yields the protein MQFLKNLRVTVKIWGGFSLVLIAMAFLSTESIVNLQNNKDGFASYRALARDTNLAGRLQANILLMNIAANEYIKNSSQAALNEYQTREANILEFLITAKKEIQNPKRAELVTSIEQDANKIVADFASYRDVNNVAIQERSEGQNVTILLDRALNDTIETSGRTNPQFVQALSNCAIAFTQARMSILTALYAPTVTLNKDHLNSLMIRTKEQLLVAEKYMYDSTERSAYRRCTSLLTQYTDIVQKLYGSITTLRELNKDITSHGQLAASKAEKVKLSVMADQDILGPKMQANNVESLNALLMYAAATLLITLLLSFFTSRSITKPLSLIHAFANSLSKGNLSAQLVITEENEIGAIANALTKMGNTVSDMERELDTLVTAIASGDIMARSTECELAGGYQRVLDNANSMADMFTHFTDALPLPVLMLDSSLNVLYANTLALSLANTTLRECKGKPSSTLFATEDFQSVGCACTNAIKSKSIQKASTTAKAHNQTLDVDYIAVPVIQDGQAVGVMQVLLDQTEIRSAQRRIQSAAQEIETISIRLKANSNNLADNFKDVSDGVEIQTQRTAETSTAMEQMNVSVSEVAMNAAKAHTNAQEAKQESENCSSVVFNSVQSISEVSETTKALQQNTTELSGQVDAIGSIMNVISDIADQTNLLALNAAIEAARAGDAGRGFAVVADEVRKLAEKTMQATEQVSKSVSTIQSAAQHNFEIVGNSAITVEKASALASESESSLRTIMGLIDQNSTQVGEIATASEEQSAVSEQIARSVEEVAETVQRSSEGISVSATSIQEIAAMSNELHNLVGDMTAS
- a CDS encoding pentapeptide repeat-containing protein yields the protein MANYFTREEYEDREFVGQDLSDEKIRDISFFNCTFERCSFQYADISHSSFDNCEFKHCNVSLTKFEGTHVFDVKFIGCKLMGINWGSVRGLFKADFTDCILDNAVFPDVNLKYFIFKGCSFDGASFVDTNLTHAVFDDCNLGGCLFDNTILTQADLSTAYGYAIDVSKNTIKQAKFSLPEAVSLLRNFDIELV